A single window of Nicotiana tomentosiformis chromosome 1, ASM39032v3, whole genome shotgun sequence DNA harbors:
- the LOC138908899 gene encoding uncharacterized protein: MVAFAQATEDRKLKNRREREGTSKARSASNFGESFGGGRSAFREGSSGPSQSFAQSSASAPLAGPSQLGFSRYCHGYIDCPNSCVYALIDPSFTLSYVTPYVAMEFGIEPEQLPEPFSVSTPVGESIVFARVYRGCVVMVSGRDTVADLIELGMVDFDLIMGMDWLYSCFFKLDCPARTVRFEFPNEPVFEWKGDNVVPKGRFISYLKATKMINKGCIYHLVQVTDTTVEAPTLKFVPVDEFPEVFPDELPRIPPDREIDFWIDLSFNGLMLVKGASRN; the protein is encoded by the exons atggtagcatttgctcaagctacagaggaccgtaagttgaagaacagaagggagcgagagggtaccagcaaggcccgaTCCGCgagcaactttggggagtcatttggtgggggaagatcagctttcagggaagggtcatcagggccatcccagtcttttgctcagtcttcagccagtgcaccgctAGCAGGGCCCAGTCAGCT aggcttctccagatattgtcacgggtatattgactgtccaaactcatgtgtatatgctcttattgatccgagtttcaccttgtcctatgttacacCTTATGTTGcaatggaatttgggatagaaccggaacaacttcctgagccgttctctgtatctactccggttggcgagtctatagTATTCGCAcgagtttataggggttgtgttgtcatgGTGAGTGGTCGGGACActgtggccgatctcattgaattggggatggttgattttgatctaattatggggatggattggctttattcatgttttttcAAGCTCGATTGCCCagctagaactgtgaggtttgaatttcctaatgagccagtttttgagtggaagggggataatgtggtgccgaagggtaggtttatttcttaccttaaggccacgaagatgattaataagGGGTGTATTTATCACTTGGTCCAAGTTACAGACACCactgttgaggcacctacactcaaATTTGTGCCAGTTgatgaatttccagaggtctttcctgatgaactCCCTAGGATtccgccagatagggagattgatttctggattgat TTAAGTTTtaatggtctgatgcttgtgaaaggagcttctaggaattga
- the LOC138908895 gene encoding uncharacterized protein — protein MQWVLETPLKIKIKHLPKTVLRPWFFLRHHLYERLKIEYITVKDPLVLWNGLKERYDNLKLVTLPQARYDWAHLRLQEFNSISEYNSAMFKITSKLKLCGDTITDYDMLEKIFTTFYASNMVLQQQYREKGFKKYSEFISLLLVAKRNNDLLMRKHENRPIGSTPLPEVNEVYFPLF, from the coding sequence atgcaatgggtcttggagacgccattaaagataaaaataaagcatcTACCCAAGACTGTGCTAAGGCCTTGGTTTTTCTTACGCCATCACCTTTATGAAAGGTTGAAGATAGAATATATCACAGTCAAAGATCCACTTGTTTTGTGGAATggcttaaaggaaagatatgacaacttaaagttggtcactcttccacaagcacgatatgattgggCTCATCTGAGGCTCCAAGAGTTTAACTCTAtttctgaatataattctgcgatgttcaaaattacttctaaattgaaactctgTGGAGATACTATCACTGAttatgatatgcttgaaaaaatATTCACAACGTTTTATGCCTCCAATATGGTCTTGCAACAGCAGTACcgagagaaaggtttcaagaagtaTTCTGAGTTTATTTCTCTTCTCCTTGTGGCTAAACGAAACAATGACTTGCTCATGAGAAAACACGAAAATCGACCCATTGGGTCTACACCATTGCCTGAAGTGAATGAGGTGTATTTCCCATTATTCTAA